A stretch of Triticum aestivum cultivar Chinese Spring chromosome 1D, IWGSC CS RefSeq v2.1, whole genome shotgun sequence DNA encodes these proteins:
- the LOC100682399 gene encoding E3 ubiquitin-protein ligase RZFP34 gives MKKQRSWSRSSPSLPIYPARVPRFSSNTRSPFFLLIPACADVRQRASPGLRFLPSFRRRCRLSSPLPERGNPEEAETAGQMDFGAEQHGCEHYTRRCRIRAPCCGEVFGCRHCHNQAKNSLEVDLLDRHEIPRHEISKVICSLCNKEQDVQQNCSGCGACMGKYFCEKCNFFDDDISKKQYHCDGCGICRTGGIDNFFHCEKCGCCYSNVLKDSHHCVERAMHHNCPVCFEYLFDSTMDISVLHCGHTIHLECLNEMRVHHHFSCPVCSRSACDMTDAWQKLDQEVAATPMPEFYQKKMVWILCNDCGATSSVRFHVLAQKCPGCSSYNTRETRGGPATAACSRV, from the exons ATGAAAAAACAAAGAAgctggtccaggtccagcccctCTCTGCCTATATATCCGGCCCGCGTCCCGCGCTTCTCCTCCAACACGCGCTCCCCATTCTTCTTATTAATTCCCGCGTGCGCGGACGTACGGCAGCGAGCCTCTCCCGGACTCCGATTCCTTCCTTCCTTCCGGCGGAGGTGTCGGCTCTCCTCTCCCCTCCCAGAGAGAGGAAACCCGGAGGAAGCAGAGACGGCCGGACAGATGGATTTTGGGGCAGAGCAGCACGg CTGCGAGCATTACACGAGGAGGTGCAGGATACGGGCGCCCTGCTGCGGCGAGGTCTTCGGCTGCCGGCATTGCCACAACCAAGCTAAG AATTCGCTGGAGGTGGACCTCCTCGACCGGCACGAGATCCCCCGCCACGAAATCAGCAAG GTTATCTGCTCTCTCTGCAACAAAGAACAGGAT GTGCAACAGAACTGCTCCGGTTGCGGGGCATGCATGGGAAAATACTTCTGTGAAAAATGCAACTTCTTTGACGACGAT ATCTCAAAGAAGCAGTATCACTGCGATGGATGCGGCATCTGCAG AactggcggcatagacaacttcttCCACTGCGAAAAATGCG GGTGTTGCTACAGCAATGTTTTGAAGGACTCTCATCATTGTGTGGAACGAGCAATGCATCACAACTGCCCTGTCTGCTTCGAG TACCTATTTGACTCGACCATGGACATCAGCGTACTGCACTGCGGGCACACGATCCATTTGGAATGCCTGAACGAGATGAGGGTTCATCACCA CTTCTCGTGCCCGGTCTGCTCACGGTCGGCCTGCGACATGACGGATGCGTGGCAGAAGCTCGACCAGGAGGTCGCCGCCACGCCGATGCCAGAGTTCTACCAGAAGAAGATG gtaTGGATCCTCTGCAACGACTGCGGGGCGACGTCGAGCGTGCGCTTCCACGTCCTGGCGCAAAAGTGTCCTGGGTGCAGCTCCTACAACACCAGGGAGACGAGGGGCGGCCCAGCTACAGCGGCGTGCTCCAGAGTCTGA